The DNA region TGGAAACAAGAGATTGCAAGGTGTTACTTTGAATGATGGTCTCCGTACATTATCTCATAATGCTTTTGATGGATGTTCGATATCAGAACAAGTAGTTATTCCTGATTCTCTTGAAAGACTGGGAAACGGAGCATTCAAGAATACACCGTTTGAAAAGCAATTTGACTCATCAGCTGAAAAGGCACTTTATCTTGGAAACTGGCTTTATAAAATCAATGGCAATAACCCATCTTATATAGACATTCGAGAAGGTACCCTCGGTATAGCTGATTCTCCCGGGATACCCGTAACTGCCGAATTCAAGCTCCCCTCTACACTGAAATACATAGATTCAAATGCTTTTGCGGGACAAAAAAAGGAAAAAATACTTCTTCCCGAAAGCCTCGAAGCTATCTACCCAAGTGCATTTGAAAATTCCGGAATAAAAACGGTAAACTTCCCTAATGGTTTAAAATATATAGGTGCAAAAGCATTTAAAGGCTGTAAAGGTTTGACTAAAGTAGTTATCCCTGAAAATGTTAAATTTATAGGTGATGGAGCATTTTCGGGTCTAGTCAATCATAAAGAAAAATCAACGGTTATCATATACTCAAAGGACTGTGAAATCGAACAGATAGAATATGTAAATATATATGCTATGGCATACGCACTTGATTTCAAGTATATTTTAGGCTATAAAGGCAGTACGGCAGAAGCATATTCAAATAAATATGCATATATCAACACTTATTCCTATATACTTAATGAAGACACCGATTCACGTGTGTTTAAGCCGCTTATGATTGGAGATGTAAATACAGATAGTGTAATAAACGTCACTGACATAACTAAGGTGGCAGCACATATCAAAGGCAAAAAGCTTCTTGATTATTATGCTCAGAAATTTGCCAACGTTAATAATGACGGCAAGATAAATGTTACTGACATAACAAAAATTGCAGCTCACATCAAAGGCAAAAAACTACTGACAGAATAAATACACGTATTTCTTCTGATAGAAAAATCTCCTATGGATCATTGTTCCATAGGAGATTTTTACGTTTAGTAAGTGTCTTTAAAATTGTCTACAACCTTTCCATAATCATTTTTGTAAGATCCAATTTAGCTATCTTGTATGGATCACCGGTAAGCGTATAACCAGCTCTTTCCAATATTAGTTGACATTAAAGTGATATAATATAGATGTCAAATACTATCGAAGTGATGGTCTGTGCCAGGCTCTTTTTCTTTGTTGGGGCTGCAACAGCCTTTTTTTTGCCTACTTATTCTTACTACCCGCAAACGGGTCCATGTATTCTTTGAAACTTATCTGATCTGCCATGTAATCTTCTTCCGTTTGGTTCTTTATGTACTCTTTGATTACTTTTTCATTACGTCCTACGGTATCTACATAATATCCCCTACACCAGAAATGTCGGCTTCCATATTTGTATTTCAAGTTTGCATGTCTGTCAAATATCATCAATGTGCTTTTTTCCTTGATATATCCCATAAATTGTGATATACTTATATGCGGTGGGATACTCACAAGCATATGAATATGATCAGGCATTGCATTTGCCTCTATTATTTCTACTCCTTTCTGCTCACATAGCTTTCTGAGTATCTAACCTATGTCTGCTCTTAACTGTCCATAGATCACTTTTCTTCGATATTTTGGCGCAAACACTATATGATACTGACATCTGTATGTTGTGTGTGTCAAATGTTTTATTTCGTTCTTCATGCTTTATAACCTCCGTCTATTTTACTTTAGTAATGCGGTCGCCAAACCATTTACTATTGTATCATAATCGGAGGTTATTTTAAATCTCTTGCTAAAGCTTTTTTATCTCCCCCGGTAGAACCGGGGTTTATTTACGCTAAAGCACCAATACGGACCGTGTACGGGATAATATCCCTGCACGGTCTTTTTTATTTATAAAGTATATTTCCGCTCACTCCGATTTTTCTACCGCTCACTCACAAAAAACTGACTTTCCTGCCACGGTGTGCTATACTTCAAGTACAGTCAAACAACGAGATGCAGCAAACTAAAATCCGTAATTTCCAAGCAGAGCATTTGGGTAATTCACTTGATTATCGGTTCAGTCTGAACAGGAAAAATTATCGGATTTTGTAAACTGCATTTGAGTTGGAACCTAAAATTTTTAAAATCTGAAAGGAAGAAACAAAATGAAAACAAACAACGTAACAGGAACAATGAAGAAGGTCATCAGCACTCTGGCAGCTACAGGCTGTATGTTCTCAATGGCAGCTGCTATACCCGCAAACAGCACAATTGGCAGTGCTGTACTTGGTAACGCAGTCGTTGCAGACGCAGCAGTTATCAGCGTAAACACAGTTGTTGACGCAAAGAACGGCAACGCAGATCTGGTACAGGGTAAATTCTATAAATCACCTTCTCAGAATTATGTACTTGTTTTCCAGGGCGACGGCAACCTCGTTATATACCATTACAACAAGACCACTGACAAGGCTTATTCACCTATATGGAGCTCTCAGACCGAGAACAGAGGCGGTACAAAGTGCGTTCTTCAGGGTGACGGCAACTTTGTTATCTACAGATCCGACGGAAAGGCTATCTGGAACACTCAGACAAACGGCAAAAAGGGCGCTTATCTTACAATAAGTGATGGGGGTGAGATCAAGATCATTTCCAGAAATTCTAACAATGCTACCACATGGTCAAGCAAAAATAACCACGGTTACAGCATAAGCATCAATGAAAGACCTTTTAACTGGCCTGTTCCGGATTGCAAGGCAATTTCCTCAGCATTCAATGACGGCAGAAATCATGGTGCGATCGATATTGCAGCAGCAGCAGGTACATCTGTTAAAGCAGCAGCCGGAGGAACAGTACAGACCTATTACGGCTATAACGGCGGTGCGGGTAATTACGTTGTGATCACTCATAAAATCAACGGAGCAACCTACCTGACAGTTTATATGCACTTAAGCCAGATCACTGTTGCCAACGGTGCAACCGTTTCCGCCGGAACAGAGATCGGTAAAGTTGGCAGCACCGGCAATAGCACCGGTCCCCACCTCGATTTCTCGATCCGTGAAGGCAGTTACTACGGTACAAGACTTGATCCCGGCTACTACACCAACCTTCCTGCAGGTCTTTACAACTGCACAAACTGCCAGAATTACGTAAACGAGATCAATGCAAACAGAAATAAATCATATTCTTTGGCATCTCACACACACTCTAATTATTAATTTCGGTTATAAGCATATAACGTAAATACATAACGACGAAAAGACAGGTACTTCAATAAAGTGCCTGTCTTTTATTGTAACCTAAAAGCCCTATTCCGGTACGGATATAGGATTTGATCCGATAACCGTCTGATTCTTAATCATCAATATATATAAATGCCAAAAGGGGCTGCAACAGCCCCGTCTGTCGTATCATATTTGATGGCTGACAATCTTGAAATAAAGTAAGATTATTACAGGGACAATTCCTTGAAATAGACCAGACAATTCGTAACCGTCAAATAGGCTCTTTCCAATGTTAGTTGACATTAAATCATTAAAGTGATATAATATAGATGTCAAATACTATCGGAGGGATGCGAAATGAATGCTGTAATCAGTTCATTGGATAGAAACTACAGACTGTGTGATACACGTATTACCGATTCAGAAATCATTTTATATATAACTTCAACTCTGGAAAAATTATGCTGCCCATACTGTGGAACGATGACCGGTAGAGTGCATTCTTATCATACGCGAGAAATACAGGATCTACCTATCTCTGACCGGAAGACAATCCTTATAGTGACCACACGTAAAATGAAATGCATAAATCCTGAGTGCAGACATAGCACTTTTGCAGAACGACATCCGTTTGTAAATCCAAATGCACAAAAGACAAATCGTCTGATCGAAAGAATACTAAAAACATCTTCTGAGATGAGTTCTGTTTGTTCCAGTAGGTTATTAAAAAACGAAAACATCATCATTGGAAAGAGCTCTATTTGTACGCTGCTAAAAAAAACGCCTTTGATAATACATGAGGTTAAGTCAAGTATAAAGGATTGATGACCCAATTACAATAAACACATAGTCAATGGTTATCAAAAATAAGATGACCAATTGATAGAAAAACTATGCGATTTTTGTAAGATGCGCCATTTTAAGCGCTTTGAGGTTTCTAACATGATTTTGATCAGAAAAAATCATGTGGCCAAATTCCTTTATTACGAGTAAAAAAAGTGATATAATTATCTTGCCGGTAAACCAATGATGAAAAGGAGCATTATGTCTATGGGTAATAGGATAAATTTGAAAATCGATGATATGCCGAAAATTTCACGTCTAGAACTATCTTACAAGCTGTATGACATACTTGACAGAGTTGAAAAAGAAAGCATAGGCTCTATTATAACTGATGGTAGTAATAACGACCTGCTCTTGTGTCCATTTGCTTGGTTCGAACCGTATAGGAACAGTGAGTTCGATCATATCATTATTGCTGCAGTCAGATACGCTATAGGAAGAAAGACATATGTTCCAAAGATAGTATGTAACTTTACACTGAAATATATGTCAATGCTTGATGATAAGGCTATAGACGTAATAATTAAGGATATTGAGAAAGAGTTGAGATACTATAAGGCTGATCTCCCGAATCAGAAATTATGGTTCGACTTGAAGATGAAAAAGAACTACGGAATAAGGAAGGACAGTGGAAGTAAATGTCAATGAAATCACCTGCAATAAGTAATTACCTTGACTGGCTTGGTCGGATAGAATATAGGAATGTTGATAACACATTCACTTACAACAAGAGATCGTATGAGCTGATAGATGAGTTATTTACATATCTCAGAATGCTGGAACCTATAAATGAGCATGGAACAAAGGAACTTTGGCTGACTTCGGAAAGAGGGACGATCGATGATTTTGAAGATCTTGATGAGGCGATAGCAGATGGAGCAGTCAAAAATGCAAAGGAATTAAATGATTGGTGGCTTGATCTGTTTCCCGAAGAAGAGCAGTGGTATCATTTGATGGCAGGAGAAGCAGATGATATAGGGTATAGATCCATTTTTATAAACAACCGTCAAATAATTGAGGTTGACAGCACCAAAGAACATGGATATGAGCATGATATATCTGAGTTCCTTGAGTGGATGCTTTCTGCTGTAAAGAGATGTATAGATGAGCTGAAAGATGGGACATATAATGAACGCATAAATAAGGGTGTCCCTTATGAGTATAGGATAGGAACGATAGTTCGCAATGACTTGTATGACATATTTCCAGATTTGAGAGAGCAGTTTTTTGCAGATATTTCTAAAACAGAAATTTCCGAATTTATTGACTTGGCTTCAAAACAGAGCAGAAACCGAGATAATCAAAGAATACATAGATTTACAGCAAATGAGTTTTATAAGTGCTGTGCTTTGGGTTATGAAGAGAATGGATACGACTTTACCGATCTGCCCCCGAAAGAGCAGTACTATAAGCATTCTGATGGGAGAGATGATGGACTTAGCGAGATAGACGGTGATTCGGTCGAAGAATTTATAAAATGGTATCATCGGTCACAGATCGGGCATCCGTGGGAAGTATGCAGAGGCGGGAATTCGACTCATGTTTCGTTATATGTTGATCATAATGACAAGGGCTTTTGCTTATATGTTGAGGGAGGTTCTATCGCCAGATGTATAGAGGCTATAAAGTTTTATCTTGCATTAAAGAGGGCTGGTTATCCTGTAAATATTGTTAATGCCGAAGAACTTATTGCTCGATTGAACGAAACCGAAATAATAGGAATCGTTCCCATAGGAGTCATACCGTTATACTGCGGAGGATATTTTCCCAATGAAAAAATAATCGACTTTATGAATCTTCCTTTTGAAGAAAGATCTAAAGTCGTTGAAAAATGCATATGGAAACCGTTAAAAGAAATACGGCTTATAAACATTGACTAACTGAAAAGAGTTGCAAAATGGAAATATATGATAAATCAAGTAAAGGATTCATTGAGGTGTGCATGACCAAAGAAGAAAAGGAATCATATTTTCAACCTTTTGGGGATCGCAGCAAGAACTCTCAGAAGAAATGGAATGAGTAATGAAGCAAAGGAAATGTCTGAGCGTGTTACAAGTTCGGGAAGTTACGATGAAGCACTCAACATCCTTGGCGAGTATGTTGAAATATGCTCCGAGGATGAAATGGAAGATGAAACATTGGATATCAAGGGAGGAATGACAGAATGACAATACTGTTTGCAGGTATGATCATCGGCTGTATGATCGGCATGCTTATTGGCGGTTTTTCAGCTGCATGGTATTATGCGAACAAGGAAATAAAAAGGCTAAAAAAGGTGCTCAGGACTAAGGATGATGTATAAAATAGCAAAAGCTGCTCAAAAAAGCAGCTTTTACAGTTGGTGTTCAAGTATCCAGTTTAGAAGATCATCAAAGGAATATGTTCCGTCAGCAACTTTTAGTATCGTGTCGGAAAGTTCTTTCTGAGTATATTCAAGCTCAACATGATTTAACATCAGAAATACGAGCATAATGTGAGCGCCGATACGCTTGTTGCCGTCAACAAAGGGGTGGTTCTTGACAAGTCCGAATCCAAGCCGTGCGGCTTTTTGCTGGATAGATGGATAGACCTCCGTATCATCAAATATTTGAAACGGTGCATTCAGAGCTGATTCAAGCATGCCTTCGTCACGCAGACCGTCAGTTCCGCCGGTCTCACCTATAAGCTATGAATGTAGACTAAAGACTTGTTCTTTTGAAAGAATTATCATTTGGCAAGTTCCTCGTAAGCCTCACGATTTTTTGCGATAAGGCGCTTAGAAATCTCCATGAGGTCTTCATTATCTGCTAACTGTTCATTTTCGGCTTTATCAAATTCAATTATCAGATAGCGAGGTGTATTATTTTTAAGTATAACAACAGATCCGTTTTCATCGACCATGCGGGCAACACGTGAAAAATTCTGATTTGCTTCGGTTATGGATACAAGATTTTTAGTGTTAACGTTCATAGTTCAGACCTCCTTTACTATCTTTATTATACGATAGAATTAGGATAAATTCAACCTATTTTTTGCAAAGTTAAAATATTATTTACAAACAGACGTTTTGCCGATGGCGGCAAAGCGGCTTTTCTCTTTTTCGTCATCGGCAAAGATGACGGAAAGGAAAAAAATGAGTAATCAGTATTACGGCGTCTGTGACCCTCCCATTCCGTGGATAGGCGGGAAATCGGTTCTTATCCCGGTAATAAGGAGAATAATGCCCGACTAACAGGTATCCCCTACGGATCATATATCCTTACGGAGATTTCGTCTCCCAATAGATATGTTTTAAGCGATAAAAGATACGAATTCCTCATCGACGAAGACGGTGATGATGTGTTCATCACTGCTGTAAACAAGGAAACAGAGCTTCATGTTTTCAAGAAGGATATTTACGTAAACGAACTCTCGGGTGCTGCAATGCAGATCCTTGACAGTAAAGGAAATGTTTTCGATGAATGGATATCCGACGGTACCGAGCATATCGTCTGCGGCATTTCTGCAGGCAGTTATTCCCCATGCGTCCATTGAACTGGAAGTCTTCTGCCGATTATATCAGCGCATTCCTTTCCAATGGTGAACGTTTTTGAAATCTTTGTATCACATCATTGACAAACCAACAAATATATATTTTTTTTCCTGAATATTATTCGTGAAATAACAGTTTTAAAGTATTATGATCTTCGATGACGAAGATATTTTGTTTCAGCAGAACATATCAATCAGAAAATCCCATATCATGTGAAGTACTATCGGAACAATGATGTTTTTACTTTTAAGAAATGTAATACTGAATATTATACTCAGAACAACTATAAACAAAAATTTTAAATGAACAAAGTTATCAATTAATTGTTCGTGAGTTATCCATGTGGGTATGTGTATTGCCGCGAATAGAAATGAAGTCAGAAGTATAGCTCTCCATTTATGTTGCTGCTCTTTGCCGACGGTTGCATTCAAAAGCCAGCCACGGAACACCATTTCCTCGGTAATTCCAACAAAGGTATAAGTAATTACTTGCTTCACTCCGAATTCTTCATTTATAATAATGGATCCTTTGTTTATATACGCAGTTATCAAAGGATAAATAATAAATAACATGGTTATCCCTTTAACACACCACAGATAATTTACAATGCTGTCCAAATAAACAGACCTCAAAAACCAGAAAATATAGTATAATAGTGACAGAAACCGAAGGGAGCTGTCGCTATGTCAAAAAGATTTCCGAAACCTGAGATCACACTTGATGGGATATACTCAAAGTTCGCAGACGATGACTTTTGCAAGGATTTTCTGCTTGATATCCGCTTTGAAAAGGGCTTTGCCTGCCCGTTTTGCGGTGGCTCTGAGTACCGCAGGATAAGGTCACGTCATCTGCTGCGCTGCAAGTTATGTAAAGCAGATATTTCCGCCACAAACGGAACTTTTATGCACAGAACACATATTCCGCTCAGACTGTGGATAATCACCGCATTCCTCGTTATGAGCAACAAATGCAGCGTGTCCGCTGTTACTCTAATGAGAACTCTTGGCGTGACTTACAAGACTGCCTGGTACATCCTTCATCGCATCAGAAAAGCCATGAAATGCCGTGAAGAACGCTATTTGCTCGACGGGATCGTTGAACTTGATGACACGTATCTCGGTGCTCCGACTCACGGTAAAAAGCGTGGCAGAGGAACTGAAAAAGTCAAGATGATCGTAGCTTTATCAAAGAACGCAGCAGGAAATCCCGAGTACGTTAAAATGAGCGATGTGCCGAATTTAAAGGGTATAACTGTGGGTAGATTTGCCAGGGATAATATCCGCGCAGGTTCTAAGATCGAGAGTGATAATGCCCGAAGTTACAAGAAGCCGCTGGCACAGAAATACTTCCATATTTTTGAGACATATGATCCGACAAGCGGTCAGCTGAATTGGATGCATAAAGTTATATCAAACTTCAAAGCAATGATCATGGGAACTTATCACGGAAACGAAAAGATCCATACAGCGTTGTATGCTGCCGAATACTGCTACAAATTCAACCGCCGTAAGCTGGGAAACAGTGCGTATTTAAGGCTCTTGGCTGCTTTGGTTCAGTGATCTTACTTGTGGTGTGTTAAGGGGATAACCATAATAAATAATAGTAATACCGGTAAGTATTCAAGCCATTTGATCTTCGTGGTATACATTTCCTTTAACCCGACACAGACATCGTCTTTGTAATAATGTATCAGAATCGCAGCGGGGAATACCCATACTAAATTTTTTATAATTACTGTTTTTATTATCTGTGAGATTATGTCTCCTGTGAAAGTTTTATCGATGAAAGGTTTTGCAAAAAATTCAAATAGAGCCCAGATCGTGTAAAATACGATCAGATATATTACGATCACCTTGGTTTTGGATACACGTTTTTCAGAAATTTCCATTATAATACCTCCGTATTTGTAGAATGCGGACAATTCAACAATAATTATTCAAGTATGAACAGATCTTCCACAGGCATCCTGAGATATCTTGCCAATTTTATAGCAAGTTCAAGTGTGGGGTTATATTTATCATTTTCAATAGCATTGATTGTCTGCCTTGAGACTCCCACAGCATTTGCTAACTCATCCTGAGTAAGTTTTTGTGACTTACGAAGATCCTTTATCCTGTTCTTCATTTTTATATACCTACTTTCGTCTTACCGAAGGAGAGCATAAACAGAAAAACTACTGCTGCTGTAGCAGAAAGCAGGATCACGAGCCCCTTTTTCCAGCGTTCATCTCCGAAATCATGTCTGAATATTAAAGAAGAAGCACCCCTAACCAGTAAGCCGACAAGAAGTACATACATCGGCATCAGTATGGTTCGGTTTTTTACTGTGTATATGATGATCCATACTATCAGCATGAACTGAGTATAGTAATGAGCTGTGATAATGCTTTTACTGCGGATCTCTTTGTCCATTTCGTCCGCTTTGTTTCTCTTGAACATAATAAAGACCTCCAAAAATATAATTCAATATATTCTATTATAC from Ruminococcus albus AD2013 includes:
- a CDS encoding leucine-rich repeat protein; translated protein: MKFKKTISGIISALMLSTNLMNITTYAYISEEKQWGNNASYVIDYDTATVTITGHGKLLNTDASGNYDSPFKGDTFIEKVVIGEGITSLCHNAFFGCTNLKEVELPDSLEFIGRNAFVGTELYNEQIKENANELVMVEDWVVDYSKKGEDISELVIPDGCVGIGTEAFKKLTVNYSLVYRLKNIEKIVFPDTLRYINYGAFNEAEMKLKSLELPTENDLYIDSYAFSDAFSDNINDTVKALDIDIPGNVKGIGAFAFSGNKRLQGVTLNDGLRTLSHNAFDGCSISEQVVIPDSLERLGNGAFKNTPFEKQFDSSAEKALYLGNWLYKINGNNPSYIDIREGTLGIADSPGIPVTAEFKLPSTLKYIDSNAFAGQKKEKILLPESLEAIYPSAFENSGIKTVNFPNGLKYIGAKAFKGCKGLTKVVIPENVKFIGDGAFSGLVNHKEKSTVIIYSKDCEIEQIEYVNIYAMAYALDFKYILGYKGSTAEAYSNKYAYINTYSYILNEDTDSRVFKPLMIGDVNTDSVINVTDITKVAAHIKGKKLLDYYAQKFANVNNDGKINVTDITKIAAHIKGKKLLTE
- a CDS encoding peptidoglycan DD-metalloendopeptidase family protein; translation: MKTNNVTGTMKKVISTLAATGCMFSMAAAIPANSTIGSAVLGNAVVADAAVISVNTVVDAKNGNADLVQGKFYKSPSQNYVLVFQGDGNLVIYHYNKTTDKAYSPIWSSQTENRGGTKCVLQGDGNFVIYRSDGKAIWNTQTNGKKGAYLTISDGGEIKIISRNSNNATTWSSKNNHGYSISINERPFNWPVPDCKAISSAFNDGRNHGAIDIAAAAGTSVKAAAGGTVQTYYGYNGGAGNYVVITHKINGATYLTVYMHLSQITVANGATVSAGTEIGKVGSTGNSTGPHLDFSIREGSYYGTRLDPGYYTNLPAGLYNCTNCQNYVNEINANRNKSYSLASHTHSNY
- a CDS encoding transposase family protein gives rise to the protein MNAVISSLDRNYRLCDTRITDSEIILYITSTLEKLCCPYCGTMTGRVHSYHTREIQDLPISDRKTILIVTTRKMKCINPECRHSTFAERHPFVNPNAQKTNRLIERILKTSSEMSSVCSSRLLKNENIIIGKSSICTLLKKTPLIIHEVKSSIKD
- a CDS encoding type II toxin-antitoxin system death-on-curing family toxin, whose amino-acid sequence is MGETGGTDGLRDEGMLESALNAPFQIFDDTEVYPSIQQKAARLGFGLVKNHPFVDGNKRIGAHIMLVFLMLNHVELEYTQKELSDTILKVADGTYSFDDLLNWILEHQL
- a CDS encoding type II toxin-antitoxin system Phd/YefM family antitoxin, yielding MNVNTKNLVSITEANQNFSRVARMVDENGSVVILKNNTPRYLIIEFDKAENEQLADNEDLMEISKRLIAKNREAYEELAK
- a CDS encoding MSCRAMM family protein, producing MDRREIGSYPGNKENNARLTGIPYGSYILTEISSPNRYVLSDKRYEFLIDEDGDDVFITAVNKETELHVFKKDIYVNELSGAAMQILDSKGNVFDEWISDGTEHIVCGISAGSYSPCVH
- a CDS encoding CPBP family intramembrane glutamic endopeptidase, producing the protein MLFIIYPLITAYINKGSIIINEEFGVKQVITYTFVGITEEMVFRGWLLNATVGKEQQHKWRAILLTSFLFAAIHIPTWITHEQLIDNFVHLKFLFIVVLSIIFSITFLKSKNIIVPIVLHMIWDFLIDMFC
- a CDS encoding IS1595 family transposase, with protein sequence MSKRFPKPEITLDGIYSKFADDDFCKDFLLDIRFEKGFACPFCGGSEYRRIRSRHLLRCKLCKADISATNGTFMHRTHIPLRLWIITAFLVMSNKCSVSAVTLMRTLGVTYKTAWYILHRIRKAMKCREERYLLDGIVELDDTYLGAPTHGKKRGRGTEKVKMIVALSKNAAGNPEYVKMSDVPNLKGITVGRFARDNIRAGSKIESDNARSYKKPLAQKYFHIFETYDPTSGQLNWMHKVISNFKAMIMGTYHGNEKIHTALYAAEYCYKFNRRKLGNSAYLRLLAALVQ
- a CDS encoding helix-turn-helix transcriptional regulator, which translates into the protein MKNRIKDLRKSQKLTQDELANAVGVSRQTINAIENDKYNPTLELAIKLARYLRMPVEDLFILE